One window from the genome of Streptomyces sp. NBC_01476 encodes:
- the hpnC gene encoding squalene synthase HpnC, which yields MTGDDTSRAVLDKAARENFPVAPVFLPRAWRQDLMAVYGFARLVDDIGDGDLANGGRDDARHLGLDPAAAGDRLAMLDAFEADLGRVFDGAPRHPLLVALQPTVNRHRLTPDPFLGLIGANRQDQQVRRYGTYDDLLAYCELSANPVGRLVLAITGTSTPERVRRSDAVCTALQIVEHLQDVAEDLGRDRIYLPADDMKRFSVDEADLAAPSAGPQVRELIAFEAGRARDLLAEGTPLVGSVRGRLRLLLAGFVGGGRAALKAVENAGYDVLAVSPKATKPGLLREVGSTLRREG from the coding sequence GTGACCGGGGACGACACGTCCCGGGCCGTCCTGGACAAGGCGGCGCGCGAGAACTTTCCGGTGGCACCCGTGTTCCTGCCGCGCGCCTGGCGGCAGGACCTGATGGCCGTCTACGGATTCGCCCGACTGGTGGATGACATCGGCGACGGCGACCTGGCGAACGGCGGCCGCGACGACGCCCGGCACCTCGGCCTCGACCCGGCGGCGGCCGGCGACCGCCTGGCCATGCTCGACGCCTTCGAGGCGGACCTGGGCCGGGTCTTCGACGGCGCTCCCCGGCACCCGCTGCTGGTCGCCCTGCAGCCGACGGTCAACCGGCACCGGCTCACCCCCGACCCCTTCCTGGGCCTGATCGGCGCCAACCGGCAGGACCAGCAGGTCCGTCGGTACGGCACCTACGACGACCTGCTCGCCTACTGCGAGCTGTCCGCCAACCCGGTCGGCCGCCTGGTCCTGGCCATCACCGGTACCTCAACCCCGGAACGGGTACGCCGTTCGGACGCGGTCTGCACCGCGCTGCAGATCGTCGAGCACCTGCAGGATGTGGCGGAAGACCTCGGCCGGGACCGGATCTATCTGCCGGCCGACGACATGAAGCGCTTCTCGGTGGACGAGGCCGATCTCGCCGCACCGAGTGCGGGACCGCAGGTCCGTGAGCTGATCGCGTTCGAAGCCGGACGCGCCCGCGACCTGTTGGCCGAAGGTACTCCCCTGGTGGGCAGCGTCCGTGGCAGGCTTCGCCTGCTGCTCGCCGGTTTCGTCGGCGGCGGCCGTGCCGCCCTGAAGGCGGTGGAGAACGCGGGATACGACGTGCTGGCGGTTTCGCCGAAGGCCACCAAGCCCGGCCTGTTGCGCGAAGTGGGTTCGACATTGCGAAGAGAGGGGTGA
- a CDS encoding ABC transporter permease gives MSETTHNGAVAVGAPPAPSADDGLSPAQLAAKYGLSVSGARPGLLEYTRQLWGRRHFINEFAKARTAAQYTQARLGQLWQVMTPLLNAAVYYLIFGLLIGTSKGIDNFIAFLVTGVFIFTFTQSSVMSGVRAIAGNLGLIRALHFPRASMPIALTLMQLQQLLMSMFVLLSIVLMTGETPDLSWLLAIPALLTQWVFNTGLALIVARLGSKMTDLAQLMPFMLRTWMYVSGVMYSIDKLTATAPHFVRILLDINPAAVYIDLMRFALIDSVTGSQMPPHVWASAVGWAVLVGVGGYIYFWKAEEQYGRG, from the coding sequence GTGAGCGAGACAACGCACAATGGTGCGGTCGCCGTCGGTGCCCCCCCGGCGCCCTCGGCCGATGACGGCTTGAGCCCCGCCCAGCTTGCGGCCAAGTACGGCCTCTCCGTCAGCGGTGCCCGTCCCGGCCTGCTGGAGTACACGCGGCAGTTGTGGGGCCGCCGACATTTCATCAATGAGTTCGCCAAGGCGCGTACCGCTGCCCAGTACACCCAGGCGCGGCTCGGACAGCTGTGGCAGGTGATGACGCCGCTGCTGAACGCGGCCGTCTACTACTTGATCTTCGGCCTGCTGATCGGCACCAGCAAGGGCATCGACAACTTCATCGCCTTCCTGGTCACCGGCGTCTTCATCTTCACCTTCACCCAGTCCTCGGTGATGAGTGGTGTCCGGGCCATCGCCGGCAACCTCGGTCTGATCCGGGCGCTGCACTTCCCGCGCGCCTCGATGCCGATCGCGCTGACGCTGATGCAGCTTCAGCAGCTGCTGATGTCGATGTTCGTCCTGCTGTCGATCGTGCTGATGACCGGTGAGACCCCGGACCTCTCCTGGCTGTTGGCCATCCCGGCGCTGCTGACCCAGTGGGTGTTCAACACCGGCCTGGCACTGATCGTGGCCCGGCTCGGCAGCAAGATGACCGACCTGGCGCAGCTGATGCCGTTCATGCTCCGCACTTGGATGTACGTCTCCGGCGTCATGTACAGCATCGACAAGCTCACCGCGACCGCGCCGCACTTCGTCCGGATCCTGCTCGACATCAACCCGGCCGCGGTCTACATCGACCTGATGCGCTTCGCGCTGATCGACAGTGTCACCGGCTCCCAGATGCCGCCGCACGTATGGGCCAGCGCGGTCGGCTGGGCGGTGCTGGTGGGCGTCGGCGGGTACATCTACTTCTGGAAGGCTGAAGAGCAGTATGGCCGTGGCTGA
- a CDS encoding iron-containing alcohol dehydrogenase family protein yields MPVLTRLIPSPVVVDINSGALADLSKLLADQRISTSGKLAVAVSEGSGSKLHDRLTPELPGADWYPVHGGTIDAAVKLADAMRGKRYDAVVGLGGGKIIDVTKYAAARVGLPMVAVATNLSHDGICSPVATLDNDNGRGSYGVPTPIALVIDLDVIREAPARYVRAGIGDAVSNLSALADWELSHRETGEPIDGLAAAMARSAGESVLRHPGGIGDDDFLVVLSEGLVLSGIAMSISGDTRPSSGACHEISHALDLLHPQRAAAHGEQVGLGAAFAMHLRGAYGASGMIAEALRRHGLPVLPAEIGFTDREFAEAVRYAPQTRPGRYTILEHLDLSDTDIRDAYADYAKAISS; encoded by the coding sequence GTGCCAGTACTGACCCGGCTGATTCCCTCGCCGGTGGTCGTCGACATCAACAGCGGCGCCCTCGCCGACCTCTCCAAGCTCCTCGCGGACCAGCGGATCTCGACCTCGGGCAAGCTCGCCGTCGCGGTCAGCGAGGGCTCCGGCAGCAAGCTCCACGACCGGCTGACGCCCGAACTGCCCGGCGCCGACTGGTACCCCGTGCACGGCGGCACCATCGACGCCGCGGTCAAGCTCGCCGACGCCATGCGCGGCAAGCGCTACGACGCGGTGGTGGGGCTGGGCGGCGGCAAGATCATCGACGTCACCAAGTACGCCGCCGCCCGGGTCGGGCTGCCGATGGTCGCGGTCGCCACCAACCTCTCGCACGACGGCATCTGCTCGCCGGTGGCCACCTTGGACAACGACAACGGCCGCGGGTCCTACGGCGTCCCCACACCGATCGCGCTGGTGATCGACCTGGACGTGATCCGTGAGGCGCCCGCACGCTATGTCCGGGCCGGCATCGGCGACGCGGTCTCCAATCTGTCGGCGCTGGCCGACTGGGAGCTGTCGCACCGCGAGACCGGCGAGCCGATCGACGGACTGGCCGCCGCGATGGCCCGCAGCGCCGGCGAATCGGTGCTGCGCCACCCCGGCGGCATCGGCGACGACGACTTCCTGGTGGTCCTCTCCGAGGGCCTGGTGCTCTCCGGGATCGCCATGTCCATCAGCGGCGACACCCGCCCCTCCTCCGGGGCGTGCCACGAAATCAGCCACGCCCTGGACCTGCTCCACCCGCAGCGCGCCGCCGCGCACGGCGAGCAGGTCGGTCTTGGCGCCGCCTTTGCGATGCATTTGCGCGGTGCGTACGGGGCCTCCGGGATGATCGCGGAGGCGCTGCGCCGCCACGGGCTACCGGTACTGCCGGCCGAGATCGGATTCACCGACCGGGAGTTCGCCGAGGCGGTGCGGTACGCCCCGCAGACCCGCCCCGGGAGGTACACGATTCTCGAACACCTGGACCTGTCCGACACCGATATCAGGGACGCTTACGCCGACTATGCCAAAGCCATCAGTAGCTGA
- a CDS encoding cation diffusion facilitator family transporter, whose translation MGAGHSHSHGHTPARTAGAVYRGRLLIALGITLLVLVTEVTGSLLTGSLALFADAGHMATDAAGLGMALLAIQIASRPPTERRTFGFARAEILAAVLNGVLLFGVGAFIFYEGIRRLITPHGIDGGATIVFGLIGLVANSVSLLVLMRGQQESLNVRGAFLEVMADAFGSLAVVVAAVVFLASGWRQADAVASLLIGVLIVPRTWRLLREAVDVLLEAAPKGVDIGQIRRHIEELNGVEGLHDLHVWTITSGLPVLSAHVVVSQDVLDAVGYEKMLHDLQGCLGTHFDVEHCTFQLEPGGHAEHEAGLCR comes from the coding sequence ATGGGGGCAGGGCACAGCCACAGTCACGGCCACACTCCGGCGCGCACCGCCGGAGCGGTGTACCGCGGCCGGCTGCTGATCGCGCTCGGCATCACCTTGCTGGTGCTGGTCACCGAGGTGACCGGAAGCCTGCTGACCGGCTCGCTTGCGCTCTTCGCGGACGCCGGGCACATGGCCACCGACGCGGCCGGTCTCGGTATGGCGCTGCTGGCCATCCAGATCGCCTCCCGCCCGCCGACCGAGCGCCGCACCTTCGGCTTCGCCCGCGCAGAGATCCTGGCCGCCGTACTCAACGGTGTGCTGCTCTTCGGGGTCGGCGCGTTCATCTTCTACGAGGGCATCAGGCGGCTGATCACCCCGCACGGGATCGACGGCGGCGCCACCATCGTCTTCGGTCTGATCGGGCTGGTGGCCAACTCGGTGTCGCTGCTGGTGCTGATGCGCGGCCAGCAGGAGAGCCTCAACGTCCGCGGCGCGTTCCTTGAGGTGATGGCGGACGCGTTCGGCTCGCTCGCGGTGGTCGTGGCGGCAGTGGTCTTCCTCGCCTCGGGCTGGCGGCAGGCGGACGCGGTGGCGTCGCTGCTGATCGGCGTGCTGATCGTGCCGCGCACCTGGCGGCTGCTGCGTGAAGCGGTGGACGTCCTGCTGGAGGCGGCGCCCAAGGGTGTGGACATCGGCCAGATCCGCCGGCACATCGAGGAGCTCAACGGCGTCGAGGGCCTGCACGACCTGCATGTGTGGACGATCACCTCGGGCCTGCCGGTGCTCTCCGCCCATGTGGTGGTCAGCCAGGACGTACTGGACGCGGTCGGCTACGAGAAGATGCTGCATGATCTGCAGGGCTGCCTCGGCACCCACTTCGACGTGGAGCACTGCACCTTCCAGCTGGAGCCCGGCGGCCACGCGGAGC
- a CDS encoding phosphocholine cytidylyltransferase family protein — MIGLVLAAGAGRRLRPYTDTLPKALVPVGPEGAEDSITVLDLTLGNFAEVGITEVAVVVGYRKEAVYERQAELEAKYGVTLTLVDNDKAEEWNNAYSLWCARDVLRQGVILANGDTVHPVSVEKTLLAARGGDRRIILALDTVKHLADEEMKVVADPAKGMRRITKLMDPAEATGEYIGVTLIEGEAAGALADALRTTFERDPQLYYEDGYQELVDRGFTIDVAPIGAVPWVEIDNHADLARGREIACQY; from the coding sequence ATGATCGGCCTCGTGCTGGCGGCCGGCGCCGGACGCCGTCTGCGCCCCTATACCGACACCCTGCCCAAGGCACTGGTGCCGGTGGGTCCCGAGGGCGCCGAGGACAGCATCACCGTGCTCGACCTGACCCTCGGCAACTTCGCCGAGGTCGGGATCACCGAGGTCGCGGTCGTCGTGGGGTACCGCAAGGAAGCGGTGTACGAGCGCCAGGCGGAGCTGGAGGCCAAGTACGGCGTCACCCTCACCCTGGTCGACAACGACAAGGCAGAGGAGTGGAACAACGCCTACTCCCTGTGGTGCGCGCGCGATGTGCTCCGGCAGGGCGTGATCCTGGCCAACGGCGACACCGTGCACCCGGTGTCGGTGGAGAAGACACTGCTCGCCGCCCGCGGCGGGGACCGCCGGATCATCCTGGCGCTCGACACCGTCAAGCACCTCGCCGACGAGGAGATGAAGGTCGTCGCCGACCCGGCCAAGGGCATGCGCCGGATCACCAAGCTGATGGACCCGGCAGAGGCCACCGGCGAGTACATCGGCGTCACCCTCATCGAGGGCGAGGCGGCCGGCGCCCTCGCCGACGCGCTGCGGACCACCTTCGAGCGCGACCCGCAGCTGTACTACGAGGACGGCTACCAGGAACTGGTCGACCGGGGCTTCACCATCGACGTGGCACCGATCGGTGCCGTGCCCTGGGTGGAGATCGACAACCACGCCGACCTCGCCAGGGGAAGGGAGATCGCGTGCCAGTACTGA
- a CDS encoding DUF5941 domain-containing protein, which translates to MRALGFQVVAAATPVEAAARLAAIPPAERVAVVDARFVGHRHTLRLALTDPRFDVAAVPGALSVQAAARPALAKALQEKTAGAGASAGRPAGQAGAVTALHGPPAAAHGAAAGRGLPAAGPQGAGGGPGTPADSLPDLLAAALDAEGAAPHRPDLGVLVAEVPVDDAGRAAAEAAVAAVDDEAVRLRSAVKSRDGFFTTHFVSPYSRYIARWCARRGLTPNQVTTASLVVALIAAGCAATGTRGGYLAAGVLLLASFVLDCTDGQLARYSLRFSTLGAWLDATFDRAKEYAFYAGLALGAARGGDDVWALALGAMVLQTCRHVVDFAFNEANHDASGATGGASPTAALSGRLDSVGWTVWLRRMIVLPIGERWALIAVLTAATTPRITFVVLLIGCAFAACYTTAGRVLRSLARKARRTDRAARALDDLADSGPLAEAVARLTGPFARRLPSFAPPVAALAGGALLTATAALAPRGSAWPVAAAAVYVITSGLAVARPLKGALDWLVPPFFRAAEYGTYLALAASSQVNGALPAAFGLVAAVAYHHYDTVYRIRGGTGAPPRVLVRTAGGHEGRALLVTVLAAALVHRSGFQVALTVLAAVLALLVLIESIRFWVSSGAPAVHDESGEPA; encoded by the coding sequence CTGCGGGCCCTCGGATTCCAGGTCGTGGCGGCGGCGACCCCGGTGGAAGCGGCCGCCCGGCTCGCCGCGATCCCGCCCGCCGAGCGGGTGGCCGTGGTCGACGCCCGCTTCGTCGGACACCGCCACACCCTGCGGCTCGCCCTCACCGACCCCCGCTTCGACGTGGCGGCGGTCCCGGGCGCCCTGTCCGTACAGGCCGCCGCCCGGCCGGCCCTGGCGAAGGCGCTCCAAGAGAAGACCGCCGGCGCGGGCGCCTCCGCCGGCCGCCCGGCCGGCCAGGCCGGCGCGGTGACGGCGCTGCACGGCCCGCCCGCCGCCGCACACGGCGCAGCGGCCGGCCGCGGCCTCCCCGCCGCCGGGCCGCAGGGCGCGGGCGGCGGCCCCGGAACCCCCGCCGACAGCCTGCCGGACCTGCTCGCCGCCGCCCTGGACGCGGAAGGAGCCGCCCCGCACCGCCCCGACCTGGGTGTCCTCGTCGCCGAGGTGCCCGTGGACGACGCCGGGCGGGCCGCCGCCGAAGCGGCGGTCGCCGCGGTGGACGACGAGGCGGTACGGCTGCGCAGCGCGGTGAAGTCCCGGGACGGCTTCTTCACCACCCACTTCGTCAGCCCGTACTCCCGCTACATCGCCCGCTGGTGCGCCCGGCGCGGCCTGACCCCCAACCAGGTCACCACCGCCTCCCTGGTGGTGGCGCTGATCGCGGCCGGCTGCGCGGCCACCGGCACCCGTGGCGGCTACCTCGCGGCCGGTGTGCTGCTGCTCGCCTCCTTCGTCCTGGACTGCACCGACGGCCAGCTGGCGCGCTACTCGCTGCGGTTCTCGACGCTCGGCGCCTGGCTGGACGCGACCTTCGACCGGGCCAAGGAGTACGCCTTCTACGCCGGGCTCGCCCTCGGCGCCGCCCGCGGCGGTGACGACGTATGGGCGCTGGCACTGGGCGCGATGGTGCTGCAGACCTGCCGCCACGTGGTGGACTTCGCCTTCAACGAGGCCAATCACGACGCGAGCGGCGCGACGGGCGGTGCCAGTCCCACCGCGGCGCTGTCCGGCCGGCTGGACAGCGTCGGCTGGACGGTCTGGCTGCGCCGGATGATCGTGCTGCCGATCGGTGAACGCTGGGCGCTGATCGCGGTGCTCACCGCGGCCACCACCCCCCGGATCACCTTCGTGGTGCTGCTCATCGGCTGCGCCTTCGCCGCCTGCTACACCACCGCGGGACGCGTACTGCGTTCCCTCGCCCGCAAGGCCCGCCGCACCGACCGGGCCGCCCGGGCGCTCGACGACCTCGCCGACAGCGGGCCGCTCGCCGAAGCCGTGGCCCGCCTCACCGGGCCGTTCGCCCGGCGGCTGCCGTCCTTCGCGCCGCCCGTGGCCGCACTGGCCGGCGGCGCGCTGCTGACCGCGACCGCCGCGCTCGCCCCGCGCGGCAGCGCCTGGCCGGTGGCCGCCGCCGCCGTATACGTCATCACCTCGGGCCTCGCGGTGGCCCGGCCGCTCAAAGGCGCCCTGGACTGGCTGGTCCCGCCCTTCTTCCGGGCTGCCGAATACGGCACCTACCTGGCATTGGCGGCCTCATCACAGGTAAACGGAGCATTGCCAGCCGCTTTCGGGCTGGTGGCGGCGGTCGCCTACCATCATTACGACACGGTGTACCGCATCCGCGGCGGTACCGGGGCTCCACCCAGGGTTCTGGTACGCACGGCGGGCGGGCACGAGGGCCGGGCACTGCTGGTGACCGTCCTCGCGGCCGCCCTGGTGCACCGCTCGGGCTTCCAGGTCGCGCTGACGGTGCTCGCTGCCGTGCTGGCGCTGTTGGTCCTGATCGAGAGCATCCGCTTCTGGGTGTCCTCCGGGGCTCCCGCCGTACACGACGAATCAGGAGAACCCGCATGA
- a CDS encoding ABC transporter ATP-binding protein, producing the protein MAEQQTLVSTPAAGTRVPTVVVDDVHIVYTVHGAGTGRGTATAALYRLLSRKGSPNVRRVHAVRGVTFTAYRGEAIGIIGSNGSGKSTILRAIAGLLPPESGKIYTDGQPSLLGVNAALMNDLTGATNVLLGGLAMGMSQEEVRSRYKGIVDFSGINEKGDFISLPMRTYSSGMAARLRFSIAAAKNHDVLMIDEALATGDRAFQRRSEERIRELRKEAGTVFLVSHNNKSIRDTCDRVLWLEKGELLMDGPTDEVIKAYEAHSGK; encoded by the coding sequence GTGGCTGAGCAGCAGACCCTGGTAAGCACGCCGGCCGCCGGCACGCGCGTGCCCACCGTCGTCGTCGACGACGTCCATATCGTCTACACGGTGCACGGCGCCGGCACCGGCCGTGGCACCGCGACCGCCGCGCTCTACCGGCTGCTGTCCCGCAAGGGCTCGCCCAACGTCCGCCGGGTGCACGCGGTGCGCGGGGTCACCTTCACCGCCTACCGCGGTGAGGCGATCGGCATCATCGGCTCCAACGGCTCCGGCAAGTCGACGATCCTGCGGGCCATCGCGGGTCTGCTGCCGCCGGAGAGCGGCAAGATCTACACCGACGGCCAGCCGTCCCTGCTGGGCGTCAACGCGGCGCTGATGAACGACCTGACCGGCGCCACCAACGTCCTGCTCGGCGGTCTGGCCATGGGCATGTCGCAGGAGGAGGTGCGCAGCCGCTACAAGGGCATCGTCGACTTCTCCGGCATCAACGAGAAGGGCGATTTCATCTCGCTGCCGATGCGGACCTACTCCTCCGGTATGGCCGCCCGGCTGCGCTTCTCGATCGCGGCCGCCAAGAACCACGACGTGCTGATGATCGACGAGGCCCTGGCCACCGGTGACCGCGCCTTCCAGCGCCGTTCGGAGGAGCGCATCCGCGAACTGCGCAAGGAAGCCGGCACCGTCTTCCTGGTCAGCCACAACAACAAGTCGATCCGGGACACCTGCGACCGGGTGCTGTGGCTGGAGAAGGGCGAGCTGCTGATGGACGGTCCGACGGACGAGGTCATCAAGGCGTACGAAGCGCACAGCGGCAAGTGA
- a CDS encoding CDP-alcohol phosphatidyltransferase family protein → MPKPSVAELRPVVHPGGIKDRKNGEHWAGRLYMREISLRCTRVLLNSPLSPNQYTYLMIVAGMAAGAALLIPGLTGGILGALLIQLYLLLDCVDGELARWRHQTSTVGVYLDRVGHYLSEATLLVGFGIRAADIFHKDGASTQWQWAFLGTLAALGAILIKAETDLVDVARTRRGMPAAEETANVPRSSGVALARRAASALKFHRLVGGVEASLLMLLAAIGDHFHGDLLFTRVAVVVLAAVAVLQTLLHLVSILASSRLK, encoded by the coding sequence ATGCCAAAGCCATCAGTAGCTGAACTGCGCCCGGTCGTTCACCCCGGTGGCATCAAGGACCGGAAGAACGGCGAACACTGGGCCGGGCGCCTGTACATGCGCGAGATCTCGCTGCGCTGCACCCGGGTGCTGCTCAACTCGCCGCTGAGCCCCAACCAGTACACGTATCTGATGATCGTGGCCGGTATGGCGGCCGGCGCCGCGCTGCTGATCCCCGGGCTCACCGGCGGCATCCTCGGGGCGCTGCTGATCCAGCTGTACCTGCTGCTGGACTGCGTGGACGGCGAGCTGGCCCGCTGGCGCCACCAGACCTCGACCGTGGGCGTCTACCTGGACCGGGTCGGGCACTACCTCTCCGAGGCGACCCTGCTGGTCGGCTTCGGCATCCGGGCCGCGGACATCTTCCACAAGGACGGCGCGTCCACCCAGTGGCAGTGGGCGTTCCTGGGCACGCTGGCCGCGCTCGGCGCGATCCTGATCAAGGCCGAGACCGACCTGGTGGACGTGGCCAGGACCCGGCGCGGGATGCCCGCCGCGGAGGAGACCGCGAACGTGCCGCGCTCCTCCGGGGTGGCGCTGGCCCGGCGGGCCGCGTCCGCGCTGAAGTTCCACCGGCTGGTCGGCGGGGTCGAGGCGTCCTTGCTGATGCTGCTGGCGGCCATCGGCGACCACTTCCACGGCGACCTGCTCTTCACCCGGGTCGCGGTGGTGGTGCTGGCCGCCGTGGCGGTACTGCAGACCCTGCTGCACCTGGTGAGCATCCTCGCATCCAGCAGGCTGAAGTGA
- a CDS encoding glycosyltransferase family 2 protein — MKLGVVIITMGSRPEELQDLLDSVAKQQGPALRVAVVGNGTPLPPLPGDVRTVELPENIGIPGGRNIGVDLFGPGGSEVDAVVFLDDDGILPCDDTAELVRAAFTANPRLGIISFRIADPVSGVTQRRHVPRLRASDPMRDSPVTTFLGGACAIRTRIFREVGRLPEEFFYAHEETDLAWRALDVGWQIEYRSDLVLHHPATSPSRHAVYHRLVARNRVWLARRNLPWVLVPVYLGVWFALTLLRRPSRPALRAWLGGFREGWTTPCGERRPMSWRTVWRLTRLGRPPII; from the coding sequence ATGAAGCTCGGGGTGGTGATCATCACCATGGGCAGCCGGCCCGAGGAGCTGCAGGACCTGCTGGACTCGGTGGCCAAGCAGCAGGGCCCGGCGCTGCGGGTCGCGGTGGTCGGCAACGGCACCCCGCTGCCGCCGCTGCCCGGGGACGTACGCACCGTGGAGCTGCCGGAGAACATCGGCATCCCCGGCGGCCGGAACATCGGGGTCGACCTGTTCGGCCCGGGCGGCTCCGAGGTCGACGCGGTGGTCTTCCTGGACGACGACGGGATACTTCCCTGCGACGACACCGCGGAGCTCGTCAGAGCGGCCTTCACGGCCAATCCCAGGCTCGGCATCATCAGCTTCCGGATCGCCGATCCGGTGTCCGGCGTCACCCAGCGCCGCCATGTCCCACGGCTGCGCGCCTCCGACCCGATGCGGGACTCGCCGGTCACCACCTTCCTCGGCGGTGCCTGCGCGATCCGCACCCGGATCTTCCGGGAGGTGGGCCGGCTGCCCGAGGAGTTCTTCTACGCGCACGAGGAGACGGATCTGGCCTGGCGAGCTCTTGACGTCGGCTGGCAGATCGAGTATCGGTCCGACCTCGTACTGCACCATCCGGCTACCTCGCCGTCCCGGCACGCGGTCTACCACCGGCTGGTGGCCCGTAACCGCGTGTGGCTGGCCCGTCGCAATCTGCCCTGGGTGCTCGTCCCGGTCTATCTCGGCGTATGGTTCGCTCTTACGCTGCTGCGCCGGCCGTCCCGACCGGCGCTGCGGGCCTGGCTCGGCGGTTTCCGGGAGGGCTGGACCACTCCCTGCGGCGAACGGCGGCCGATGAGCTGGCGCACGGTCTGGCGGTTGACCCGGCTGGGCCGACCCCCGATTATCTGA